The following proteins are encoded in a genomic region of Sorangiineae bacterium MSr12523:
- a CDS encoding protein kinase — MSTSPPPPADLVAEKYRLARLIGRGGMGSVWEARHETLGLRVAIKFIEKEYADSKEARSRFDNEAKAAAKIQSKHLIKIFDHGVTPDGKPYIVMELLEGEPLDKRLERLGRLPLQDVARILQQVARGLSRAHAAHIIHRDLKPENIFLTQSADDDEEVAKVLDFGIAKIRSTDQTLSNSTKTGAVLGTPYYMSPEQARGLRDIDHRTDIWSLGVIVFKCVTGVLPFEGESLGDLLVKICTAPLPVPSHVLPGLPPSFDTWFMRVLDREPARRFANVTEAAEALAYLCGVTVRRGPTSGASRELDPASMYRASSPSSPSNPGGEGPPRTLPSAPPAAHAFTPPAYAQQASTPHPHATPPQQYRSPSSPSYPSPGGPGPTPTTPGFAASTPRGVKSSSVSLIVGIVVGVVATIVLAIVAFRVSPSTQDRAKAAAMGGHRPGPATTASAATEASTASTAAAGVASLPPLTNPSNEAPQPTTEEEPSKTATAQPSTTKTGRRGGKADKTDRADKSDKSDKADKPSSSSSAASSASATPTAKPTPHPSTPGKQPDDNPGY, encoded by the coding sequence ATGTCGACCTCCCCTCCTCCTCCCGCCGATCTCGTTGCCGAAAAGTACAGGCTTGCCCGCTTAATCGGCCGCGGCGGTATGGGCTCCGTGTGGGAAGCGCGCCATGAGACGTTGGGTCTGCGCGTCGCCATCAAGTTCATCGAAAAGGAATACGCGGACAGCAAAGAGGCCCGCAGCCGCTTCGACAACGAGGCAAAAGCCGCAGCGAAGATTCAGTCGAAGCACCTGATCAAGATCTTCGACCATGGCGTGACGCCCGACGGCAAACCGTACATCGTCATGGAGCTGCTCGAGGGCGAGCCCCTCGACAAGCGCTTGGAACGCCTCGGCCGCCTTCCACTGCAAGACGTGGCGCGAATCCTCCAACAGGTCGCCCGTGGCCTGTCCCGCGCGCACGCGGCGCACATCATCCATCGCGATCTGAAACCGGAAAACATCTTCCTCACGCAGTCGGCCGACGACGACGAGGAGGTGGCGAAGGTGCTCGACTTCGGCATCGCGAAGATCCGCAGCACCGATCAAACGCTGTCGAACAGCACCAAGACGGGCGCGGTTCTCGGCACGCCGTACTACATGTCGCCCGAGCAGGCACGCGGGCTGCGCGACATCGACCACCGAACGGACATTTGGTCGCTCGGCGTCATCGTCTTCAAGTGCGTCACGGGCGTGCTCCCCTTCGAGGGTGAGTCGCTGGGCGATCTGCTGGTGAAGATCTGCACGGCGCCACTGCCGGTGCCGTCGCACGTGCTGCCGGGGCTACCGCCGTCGTTCGACACGTGGTTCATGCGCGTGCTGGACCGCGAGCCAGCGCGCCGTTTTGCCAATGTCACCGAAGCGGCCGAAGCGCTGGCGTACTTGTGCGGCGTGACGGTACGGCGAGGCCCCACGTCGGGCGCGTCGCGCGAGCTCGATCCGGCGTCGATGTATCGGGCGAGTTCCCCGAGTTCGCCGAGCAACCCCGGCGGCGAGGGTCCTCCGCGCACGCTGCCGAGCGCACCGCCCGCCGCGCACGCCTTCACACCGCCGGCCTATGCGCAGCAGGCGAGCACGCCGCATCCGCATGCGACGCCCCCGCAGCAGTATCGCTCTCCGAGCTCGCCGAGTTACCCGAGTCCAGGAGGGCCCGGGCCCACGCCCACGACGCCGGGGTTCGCCGCTTCCACACCGCGCGGGGTGAAAAGCTCGTCGGTGAGCCTGATCGTCGGCATCGTCGTCGGCGTGGTGGCGACCATCGTGCTCGCCATCGTGGCCTTCCGCGTGAGTCCGTCCACGCAAGACAGGGCGAAGGCCGCCGCGATGGGTGGGCACCGTCCCGGTCCTGCCACGACGGCGTCCGCCGCGACGGAAGCTTCGACGGCCTCCACGGCGGCAGCAGGGGTGGCAAGCCTTCCACCGCTGACGAATCCCTCGAACGAGGCTCCGCAGCCGACCACGGAGGAGGAGCCATCCAAGACGGCGACCGCGCAACCGTCGACGACCAAGACGGGACGCCGCGGAGGCAAGGCCGACAAGACGGACAGAGCCGACAAATCCGACAAGAGCGACAAGGCCGACAAGCCTTCTTCTTCGAGCAGCGCCGCGAGCTCCGCGAGCGCGACACCGACTGCAAAACCCACCCCCCATCCTTCCACGCCCGGAAAGCAACCAGACGACAATCCGGGCTACTGA
- the polA gene encoding DNA polymerase I, translating into MATAGAILPSPATPGILYLIDLSGYVFRAYHAIAPLSSSKGEPTHATLGTVNMLQKVVNERQPAMLAVAMDSRGPTFRTEIDARYKSHRPAPPPDFRLQMARCEAIVKAYNIPIYQADGVEADDLIACVVRRARESGMRVVIVSADKDLMQLVDDEKDDVLLWDSMRDKTYGPEEVRAKFGVAPSKVRDLLALTGDTSDNIPGVPSVGPKTAADLLNEFGTLEGIYEGIARVKKPKLRETLTKHEDDARVSQKLVTLRSDCEIAWDPEHLKYGGADTMALRELFLDLEFHRLLDQLQVAAPVERNYQSVLDAKVLAEVVDHARKNKRLAFELILSESDPMRAAIVGVALSTTPGEGYYVPISHRYLGAPAMLSWDTVKEALLPLFRDPAIEKTSHHLKRAHLVLLRHGVRIEGAIFDTMLGAYLLDPDAPDSLRELARKALGIELPVYGEKKATAGKKAPAPVPFDNLPVEEATPFAAAEADVCVTLATRYAPSLEREGLGKLFNDVELPLARVLADMELTGVLVDARVLDALGKRVEVELRELEAKAKEIAKSDFSVRSRDQLEKILFDELKLPVLKRTPKGGRSTDAEVLEELAEKHPLPKVVCEFREIDKLKGTYIDTLPRAINKETGRIHTQFHQTVAATGRLASSDPNLQNIPIRTELGREIRAAFVAPEGKVLVSADYSQIELRVLAHLSEDPELIAAFSSTKEDVHTHTASLVFDVPKDQVTREMRGRAKTINFGVIYGMGDAALARQLDITRAEAASFIGAYFRRYARVASFMEETIQAAGKGEAVRTLLGRRRFLPNLHSANRGLRMEAERVAKNSPIQGTAADILKLAMVKLGQAPVVPGAKMILTVHDELVFEVPEDRVEEAMQRIRTEMENAISLRVPLVVDIGSGKNWNEAH; encoded by the coding sequence ATGGCTACCGCCGGAGCGATCCTTCCGTCCCCCGCGACCCCGGGGATTCTGTACCTCATCGACTTGTCGGGTTACGTGTTCCGCGCGTACCACGCCATCGCACCGCTGTCGTCGTCGAAGGGCGAGCCGACCCACGCGACCCTTGGCACGGTCAACATGCTGCAGAAGGTGGTGAACGAACGCCAGCCCGCCATGCTCGCCGTGGCCATGGACTCGCGCGGACCGACCTTTCGCACGGAAATCGATGCGCGCTACAAATCGCACCGGCCGGCGCCCCCGCCGGATTTTCGGCTGCAGATGGCCCGCTGCGAGGCCATCGTGAAGGCGTACAACATCCCGATCTACCAGGCCGACGGCGTCGAGGCGGACGACTTGATCGCGTGCGTCGTGCGCCGGGCGCGCGAGAGCGGCATGCGCGTGGTCATCGTGAGTGCCGACAAGGACCTGATGCAGCTCGTCGACGACGAGAAAGACGACGTTTTGCTCTGGGACTCGATGCGCGACAAGACGTACGGGCCCGAGGAGGTGCGCGCCAAGTTCGGCGTGGCGCCGAGCAAGGTGCGCGATCTGCTCGCACTCACGGGCGACACGTCGGACAACATCCCGGGCGTGCCCAGCGTGGGGCCGAAGACCGCGGCCGATCTGCTCAACGAGTTCGGCACCTTGGAGGGCATCTACGAAGGCATCGCGCGGGTGAAGAAGCCCAAGCTGCGCGAGACGCTGACCAAGCACGAGGACGATGCGCGCGTCAGTCAGAAGCTGGTCACCTTGCGGAGCGACTGCGAGATCGCCTGGGATCCCGAGCACCTCAAGTACGGCGGCGCGGACACGATGGCGCTGCGCGAGCTCTTTTTGGACCTGGAGTTTCACCGGCTGCTGGACCAATTGCAGGTGGCCGCGCCGGTGGAGCGCAACTACCAGAGCGTGCTCGATGCCAAGGTGCTCGCGGAAGTGGTGGACCACGCGCGCAAGAACAAGCGGCTCGCCTTCGAGTTGATCCTGAGCGAGAGCGATCCGATGCGCGCGGCCATCGTGGGTGTCGCCCTTTCGACGACGCCGGGCGAGGGGTACTACGTGCCCATATCGCACCGGTACCTGGGCGCCCCCGCGATGCTGTCCTGGGACACGGTGAAAGAGGCGCTGTTGCCGCTGTTTCGGGATCCGGCGATCGAGAAGACCTCGCACCATTTGAAGCGTGCGCACCTGGTGCTCTTGCGGCACGGCGTGCGCATCGAGGGGGCCATCTTCGATACGATGCTCGGCGCGTATCTCTTGGATCCGGACGCTCCCGACTCGCTGCGCGAGCTGGCGCGCAAGGCGCTGGGCATCGAGCTTCCGGTGTACGGCGAGAAGAAGGCGACGGCGGGGAAGAAAGCCCCGGCGCCGGTGCCCTTCGACAATTTGCCGGTGGAGGAGGCCACGCCGTTCGCCGCGGCGGAGGCCGACGTGTGCGTGACACTCGCCACGCGGTACGCGCCGAGTCTCGAGCGCGAGGGGCTGGGCAAGCTTTTCAACGACGTGGAGCTGCCGCTGGCGCGGGTGCTTGCCGACATGGAGCTCACGGGCGTGCTCGTCGATGCCCGCGTGCTCGATGCGCTGGGCAAGCGCGTGGAGGTGGAGCTGCGCGAGCTGGAGGCCAAAGCGAAGGAGATCGCCAAGTCGGATTTTTCCGTGCGTTCGCGCGATCAGCTGGAGAAGATCCTCTTCGACGAGCTGAAATTGCCCGTGCTCAAGCGCACACCGAAGGGCGGGCGATCCACCGATGCCGAGGTCCTCGAGGAGCTCGCGGAGAAGCACCCGCTGCCCAAGGTGGTGTGCGAGTTCCGCGAGATCGACAAGCTCAAAGGCACCTACATCGATACGTTGCCGCGGGCGATCAACAAGGAAACGGGTCGCATTCACACGCAGTTCCACCAGACCGTGGCGGCCACGGGGCGCTTGGCCTCGAGCGATCCCAATCTACAGAACATTCCCATTCGGACGGAGCTCGGGCGCGAGATCCGGGCGGCGTTCGTGGCCCCGGAAGGGAAGGTCCTGGTGAGCGCCGACTACTCGCAGATCGAGCTGCGTGTGCTGGCGCACCTCTCGGAAGATCCCGAGCTGATTGCAGCGTTTTCCAGTACGAAGGAAGACGTGCACACGCACACCGCGTCGCTGGTCTTCGATGTGCCGAAGGACCAAGTGACCCGGGAGATGCGCGGCCGCGCGAAGACGATCAACTTCGGTGTGATCTACGGCATGGGTGACGCGGCCCTGGCGCGGCAACTCGACATCACGCGGGCCGAGGCCGCGAGCTTCATCGGCGCGTACTTCCGCAGGTACGCGCGCGTCGCGAGCTTCATGGAGGAAACGATCCAGGCCGCGGGAAAGGGCGAAGCCGTGCGCACATTGCTCGGGCGCCGGCGTTTTCTGCCGAACCTGCACTCGGCCAACCGCGGGCTGCGCATGGAGGCGGAGCGCGTGGCGAAGAACTCGCCGATCCAGGGAACGGCGGCGGACATCTTGAAGCTGGCCATGGTGAAACTCGGCCAAGCGCCGGTGGTGCCTGGGGCGAAGATGATCCTGACCGTGCACGACGAGCTCGTGTTCGAGGTGCCCGAGGACCGCGTTGAGGAGGCGATGCAGCGCATTCGCACCGAGATGGAGAACGCGATTTCGCTTCGGGTGCCGCTGGTGGTCGATATCGGCAGCGGAAAAAATTGGAACGAGGCTCACTGA
- a CDS encoding metalloregulator ArsR/SmtB family transcription factor gives MNLSQYVGTLNLLGDESRIRLCALLRERELSVTDLVRVTGISQSRVSTHLARLREGGFVRDRRDGQHSFYALAVDTLPPTAKAILDETTSAADPTLEGDRRRLSELDAEQRGALPESFIGKMDLHYSPGRTWPSLVVGIAALLRLGDVLDAGSGDGAVAGYLAPHCRSLTCIDANARMIEAAKERLARHEHVRAQVADVHELPFAKGSFDAVLVFHTLTYAEDPERALAECARVLRTGGRIVVLSLDQHEQREITAPYGERHAGFSPRSLRTMLTRAGLAVSSSQVACRESKKPHFQVVLAIAEKTK, from the coding sequence ATGAATCTCTCCCAGTACGTCGGAACCTTGAACCTGTTGGGCGACGAGAGCCGCATTCGGCTCTGTGCGCTTTTGCGCGAGCGTGAGCTCAGCGTGACGGACTTGGTGCGCGTGACGGGGATCTCGCAGTCGCGCGTCTCGACGCACCTGGCGCGGCTGCGTGAGGGAGGGTTCGTGCGCGATCGGCGCGATGGGCAGCACTCGTTCTACGCGCTCGCGGTGGATACCTTGCCGCCGACGGCGAAGGCGATCCTCGATGAGACGACGAGCGCCGCCGATCCGACCTTGGAAGGCGATCGGCGAAGGCTCTCGGAGCTCGATGCCGAGCAGCGGGGCGCGCTTCCGGAGTCGTTCATCGGGAAGATGGACCTGCACTATTCACCGGGGCGCACGTGGCCGTCGCTCGTCGTGGGCATCGCCGCGCTGCTCCGACTCGGGGACGTGCTGGACGCGGGCTCGGGCGATGGTGCCGTCGCCGGCTACCTCGCGCCACACTGCCGCTCGCTCACCTGCATCGATGCAAACGCGCGCATGATCGAGGCCGCGAAGGAGCGGCTCGCGCGCCACGAGCACGTGCGTGCCCAGGTGGCCGACGTGCACGAGCTGCCCTTCGCCAAAGGATCGTTCGACGCGGTGCTGGTGTTTCACACGCTGACGTACGCCGAAGACCCCGAGCGCGCCCTCGCCGAGTGCGCGCGTGTGCTGCGCACGGGCGGGCGCATCGTGGTGCTCTCGCTCGATCAGCACGAACAACGCGAAATCACCGCTCCGTATGGCGAGCGCCACGCGGGCTTTTCGCCTCGCAGCCTGCGCACCATGCTCACGCGTGCCGGGCTCGCCGTTTCATCGTCCCAGGTCGCTTGCCGCGAAAGCAAGAAGCCGCATTTTCAGGTCGTGCTGGCCATCGCCGAGAAAACCAAATGA
- the metH gene encoding methionine synthase — MTTSLHPLEKLLQNRIAIIDGAMGTTIRTYGMKEADIRGTRFANATKDLLNNGDLFSLTQPEMICDIHRRFLEAGADIIETNTFGATSIGQSEFFVDDPREHGGRKDPAFYDKIVGDPFLEGLAWEINEESARQCRTWADRVANKDGRQRFVAGSIGPLTVSLSNSPDADDAGFRVVTFDQVKRAYVQQVRALIAGGVDTLLVETIFDSLNAKAALVAIQEVFAQDGKCLPIQVSAAVGRGGETMISAQTAEALWNAVEHAKLLSIGLNCSLGPDLMYPFLSELAEKADVAISCYPNAGLPNPLSPTGFDLEPADMARYLGEFAQGGLINIAGGCCGNTPEHIAAVAKALEGRHPRDVVSKKSATISIPNKPLRLSGSQPFTQQQGVFMMIGERTNVAGSPKFAKLIKEGKYEEAVSVARQQVENGANVIDICMDEGMIDGVSAMTRFLSLLASEPEVAKVPFMIDSSKWAVIEAGLPCLQGKGIVNSISLKEGEDTFRKHARHILNYGAAVVVMAFDEQGQAATLQDKIRICERAYRILVDEVGFPAEDIIFDPNILTVATGIEEHNNYAVDFIEATRWIKKNLPHAKVSGGVSNISFSFRGNNHVREAMHSAFLYHAIQAGLDMGIVNAGMLEVYEEIEPGLRELVEDVLLNRRPDATERLVDFGEKLKAAGAGAAASEKKEEEWRKGTVEERLSHALVKGIDAYIDADTEEARAKLGRPLAVIEGPLMDGMSVVGDLFGAGKMFLPQVVKSARVMKKAVAYLTPFMEAEKAAQAAAGAVVKTQGKIVLATVKGDVHDIGKNIVGVVLACNNYEVIDMGVMVPCEKILERAKEEKADVIGLSGLITPSLDEMTHVAREMERQGFKLPLLIGGATTSRAHTAVKIAPHYSEPVVHVLDASRAVPVTTSLLSAEGRDAFVQQHRAEYEQLRRIHGTPKHKVISLEAARENRPRIEWRAEDVPQPEFTGVRVLEDFPLATLREFIDWTPFFHTWELRGVFPRILEHEKYGEQARKIFAEGNALLDQIIAKKLIQARGVYGLFPAYRVGDDVEVYEDGTRSKVLERFHFLRQQTVQEKGKANRSLADFIASRESGLHDHIGAFAVSTGFGLKELVEKYKAEHDDYNAIMAEAIADRLAEAFAECLHKRVREEWGYGRSEGLNNQELIEEKYRGIRPAAGYPACPDHTEKGTLWRLLDVEKSTGIRITESFAMWPGSSVSGLYFAHPEARYFTLGKIDRDQVADYGTRKGMTTQQVERWLGPNLNYDPAN, encoded by the coding sequence ATGACAACTTCCCTTCACCCCCTCGAGAAGCTTCTTCAGAACCGTATCGCCATCATCGACGGTGCCATGGGTACGACCATCCGCACCTACGGGATGAAGGAGGCGGATATCCGCGGCACGCGCTTCGCGAACGCCACGAAGGATCTGCTCAACAACGGCGATCTCTTCTCGCTCACACAGCCCGAGATGATCTGCGACATCCACCGGCGCTTTCTCGAGGCCGGGGCGGACATCATCGAGACGAACACCTTCGGCGCGACCAGCATCGGCCAGAGCGAATTCTTCGTCGACGATCCGCGCGAGCACGGCGGGCGAAAAGACCCGGCGTTCTACGACAAAATCGTGGGCGATCCCTTCCTCGAAGGCCTCGCTTGGGAGATCAACGAGGAGTCCGCCCGCCAGTGCCGCACGTGGGCGGATCGCGTGGCCAACAAGGATGGGCGCCAGCGCTTCGTGGCCGGATCGATCGGGCCGCTCACCGTGTCGCTCTCCAACTCGCCCGATGCCGATGATGCGGGCTTCCGCGTGGTGACGTTCGATCAAGTGAAGCGGGCGTACGTGCAGCAGGTACGCGCGCTCATCGCGGGGGGCGTCGACACGCTGCTGGTGGAGACCATCTTCGACTCGCTCAACGCGAAGGCGGCCCTGGTTGCGATTCAGGAGGTCTTCGCGCAAGACGGCAAGTGTCTGCCCATCCAGGTGTCGGCCGCGGTGGGGCGTGGCGGCGAAACGATGATTTCCGCGCAGACGGCGGAGGCTCTCTGGAATGCCGTGGAGCACGCGAAGCTGCTCTCCATCGGCCTGAATTGCTCGCTCGGGCCCGATTTGATGTACCCGTTCCTCTCGGAGCTGGCGGAAAAGGCCGACGTGGCGATTTCGTGTTACCCCAATGCGGGATTGCCCAATCCGCTGTCGCCCACGGGCTTCGATTTGGAGCCCGCCGACATGGCGCGCTACCTCGGTGAGTTCGCCCAGGGCGGCTTGATCAACATTGCCGGTGGTTGCTGCGGCAACACACCCGAGCACATTGCGGCCGTGGCCAAGGCGTTGGAAGGCCGGCATCCGCGCGATGTCGTGTCGAAGAAGAGCGCCACGATTTCGATTCCGAACAAGCCCCTGCGCTTGTCCGGCTCGCAGCCCTTCACGCAGCAGCAGGGCGTCTTCATGATGATCGGCGAGCGCACCAACGTGGCCGGTTCGCCCAAGTTTGCAAAGCTCATCAAAGAGGGGAAGTACGAGGAGGCGGTGAGTGTGGCCCGCCAGCAGGTCGAGAACGGCGCGAACGTGATCGATATCTGCATGGACGAGGGCATGATCGACGGCGTATCCGCGATGACCCGGTTTCTCTCGCTCTTGGCGAGCGAGCCGGAGGTCGCCAAGGTGCCGTTCATGATCGACTCCTCCAAGTGGGCGGTCATCGAGGCGGGGCTTCCGTGCCTTCAGGGCAAGGGCATCGTCAACTCGATTTCGCTCAAGGAAGGCGAGGATACGTTCCGCAAGCACGCGCGGCACATTCTGAATTATGGCGCGGCGGTGGTGGTCATGGCCTTCGACGAACAAGGCCAGGCGGCGACCCTGCAGGACAAGATTCGCATCTGCGAGCGCGCGTACCGCATTCTGGTCGACGAAGTGGGCTTCCCGGCCGAGGACATCATCTTCGACCCGAACATCCTCACGGTGGCCACGGGCATCGAGGAGCACAACAACTACGCGGTCGACTTCATCGAGGCCACGCGCTGGATCAAGAAGAATCTGCCGCACGCCAAGGTGAGCGGCGGCGTGTCGAACATTTCCTTCAGCTTCCGCGGCAACAACCACGTGCGCGAGGCGATGCACTCGGCGTTTCTGTACCACGCCATTCAGGCGGGCCTGGACATGGGCATCGTCAACGCGGGCATGCTCGAGGTCTACGAGGAGATCGAGCCTGGGCTACGCGAGTTGGTGGAGGACGTGCTGCTCAATCGCCGGCCGGATGCCACCGAGCGGCTCGTCGACTTCGGCGAAAAGCTGAAGGCGGCGGGCGCGGGCGCGGCGGCCAGCGAGAAGAAGGAAGAAGAGTGGCGCAAGGGCACCGTGGAGGAGCGGCTGTCGCACGCCCTCGTGAAGGGCATCGACGCGTACATCGATGCGGACACCGAGGAGGCTCGCGCCAAGTTGGGGCGGCCGCTCGCGGTCATCGAAGGGCCCCTCATGGATGGCATGAGCGTGGTCGGCGATTTGTTCGGCGCGGGAAAGATGTTCCTTCCGCAGGTGGTGAAGTCCGCGCGCGTGATGAAGAAGGCCGTGGCGTACCTGACGCCGTTCATGGAGGCGGAGAAGGCTGCGCAGGCGGCGGCCGGTGCGGTGGTGAAAACGCAGGGCAAGATCGTGTTAGCCACCGTGAAGGGCGACGTGCACGACATCGGCAAGAACATCGTGGGCGTGGTGCTCGCGTGCAACAACTACGAGGTCATCGACATGGGCGTCATGGTCCCGTGCGAGAAGATCCTCGAGCGCGCCAAAGAGGAGAAGGCCGACGTGATCGGCCTGAGCGGGCTGATTACCCCGTCGCTCGACGAGATGACCCACGTGGCGCGTGAGATGGAGCGGCAAGGCTTCAAGCTGCCGTTGCTCATCGGCGGGGCGACGACCAGCCGCGCGCACACGGCGGTGAAGATTGCGCCGCACTACAGCGAGCCGGTGGTGCACGTGCTCGATGCGAGCCGCGCGGTGCCCGTGACCACGAGCCTCTTGAGCGCGGAAGGACGCGACGCCTTCGTGCAGCAGCACCGCGCCGAGTACGAGCAGCTGCGGCGCATTCACGGCACGCCGAAGCACAAGGTGATTTCGCTGGAGGCGGCGCGGGAGAATCGGCCGCGCATCGAGTGGCGGGCGGAGGACGTTCCGCAGCCGGAGTTCACGGGGGTGCGCGTGCTGGAGGACTTCCCGCTGGCCACCTTGCGCGAGTTCATCGACTGGACTCCGTTCTTCCACACCTGGGAATTGCGCGGCGTGTTCCCGCGCATCCTGGAGCACGAGAAGTATGGCGAGCAGGCGCGCAAGATCTTTGCCGAGGGCAATGCGTTGCTCGACCAGATCATCGCGAAGAAGCTGATTCAGGCGCGCGGTGTGTACGGGCTGTTTCCGGCGTACCGGGTGGGGGACGACGTCGAGGTCTACGAGGATGGCACGCGTTCCAAAGTTTTGGAGCGGTTCCATTTCTTGCGGCAGCAGACGGTGCAGGAGAAGGGCAAAGCGAATCGTTCGCTCGCGGACTTCATTGCATCACGCGAAAGTGGATTGCACGACCATATCGGGGCCTTCGCCGTGAGCACGGGCTTCGGTTTGAAGGAACTCGTCGAGAAGTACAAAGCCGAGCACGACGACTACAACGCGATCATGGCCGAGGCCATCGCGGATCGGTTGGCCGAGGCCTTCGCGGAGTGCCTGCACAAGCGGGTGCGCGAGGAATGGGGCTACGGCCGCTCGGAGGGCCTGAACAACCAAGAGCTCATCGAGGAGAAGTACCGCGGTATCCGCCCGGCCGCCGGCTACCCCGCCTGCCCGGACCACACCGAAAAGGGCACTTTGTGGCGCCTGCTCGACGTGGAAAAGAGCACGGGCATCCGCATCACCGAGTCCTTTGCCATGTGGCCGGGCTCCAGCGTGAGCGGCCTCTATTTCGCACACCCCGAGGCGCGCTACTTCACCTTGGGCAAGATCGACCGCGACCAAGTCGCCGACTACGGCACCCGCAAGGGCATGACGACCCAGCAGGTGGAACGCTGGCTTGGCCCGAACCTGAATTACGACCCTGCGAACTAA